A DNA window from Streptomyces bacillaris contains the following coding sequences:
- a CDS encoding DUF6221 family protein: MDDLVRFLRDRNMADNHAYAEVAHRFGGDALLDSHLPMLDLVDMLARQYEAMDPADARHAGLAYALNMLAQSYAEHPDYRQEWRP, from the coding sequence ATGGACGACCTCGTCAGGTTCCTTCGGGACCGCAACATGGCGGACAACCACGCCTATGCCGAGGTGGCCCACCGCTTCGGCGGCGACGCCCTCCTCGACAGCCACCTGCCGATGCTCGACCTGGTCGACATGCTGGCCAGGCAATACGAAGCAATGGATCCGGCGGATGCACGCCACGCAGGTCTCGCGTACGCGCTCAACATGCTGGCGCAGTCGTACGCCGAGCACCCCGACTACCGCCAGGAGTGGCGTCCGTAG